The following nucleotide sequence is from Caldalkalibacillus thermarum.
TTCCGTCTGTATCCAACACAAGAACAGGAACAACTGCTCGCCAAAACGTTCGGTTGTGTCCGTTTCGTCTACAACAAAATGCTTGAGGAACGTCAACACATCTATGACACGTTCAAAGACGACAAAGAAGCTTTGAAACAGCACAAATTTCCCACTCCGGCCAAGTACAAAAAAGATTTTCCGTGGCTTAAAGAAGTCGATAGCCTTGCCTTAGCCAACGCTCAATTAAACTTGCAAAAAGCATTCACCAACTTCTTCTCTTATGAACACCAACCGGTGCCAAAAGAAATAGAAAACGTTGTTGGGCTCGATTTTTCCATGAATACGCTGTATGTCGATAGCGAGGGTAAGAGAGCCAATTATCCTCGATTCTATCGGCAAGCCTTGGAAAAACTGGCCCGAGCCCAACGGGTGCTGTCACGCCGCAGGAAAGGTTCCAAGCGTTGGCACAAACAGCGGCTGAAAGTCGCCCAGTTGCACGAAAAGATTGCCAACCAACGTCAGGATTTTCTGCATCAGGCTTCACGACAATTGGCCAACCGGTATGATGCCGTGGTGATTGAAGACCTCAACATGAAAGGGATGGCTCAAGCCCTCCATTTCGGTCAAAGCGTCCACGACAACGGTTGGGGCCTGTTCACTACTTTTCTTCGATACAAGTTAGCAGAACAGGGAAAGAAGCTGATCAAAATCGACAAATGGTTCCCCTCATCCAAAACGTGTTCATGTTGTGGTCGAGTGAAGGTGTCTCTATCGCTTTCCGAACGTCTATTTCGTTGTGCATGCGGTTTTGTGGCAGACAGAGATATCAACGCCGCCATCAATATCAAAAAGGAAGGTCTGAAACAGTTAGGGACTGCCTGACTGGATCTCGAACCGTGGGGCACACGGGGATCGCTCGGTCAATTTTCCTTCGTTAGAAGGAATTACCCGAGAAGCCCCCACCTCTAAGCGTTAGCGTAGGTGGTGGGAGTATGTCACCTCAGAAAGAGCTGGCAGACAGAGCTGGATTGAAACAGTTCGCAATTTCCCGTATGGAAAGTCAAGGTGTGGTTCCGCGAGTAGATACACTGACGAAAGTAGCTGAAGCCTTAGGGTTAAAGCTCACGCTCGTTGAAGAAGAAGCAGCTGCAATTGTATGAAGGGGAGAAGACTGGAAGTAAGCCTAATTGACAAGTTGAAGGAAGAACTAGGTAAAATCTGAGCCCCATCCACCCATTCTCCTGCCCTCCCTTGTGCATACACTAAACACATAACCCTGACAAGGGAGGAAACGATGATGCCTGGCAAGAAGCGTTCCCCGGCCAAACGCCCTTCTAAACGGCACTTTGCACCCGCCATTGGAACCAAGTATCCCAGTCACCGAAAACTCAACCCATTCTGTCCCAAGCGCGCATATCCTGTAAACTCCCCCTTTTTCCCTGTTTGGCTGCTGTCCGGCTTGTGTAACCCTTTTGTGCCCATGGGACCAGCGTTCATGTTCGGCCCTTTTTTCCCGCCTGGTCCGGCCGGATTGTGGATTCCACAGATACATTCTGTTAAAAAGTGTTGATCATTACAACACAAGTCAATTTTGATTTAACTCTGTGTTTGACTTTATAAATGATTTTATTTCGGGTATAATTGGTTTAAGAATATTTGTTAGGGATAACACATATGCTATGGCTGTCACCAAA
It contains:
- a CDS encoding RNA-guided endonuclease InsQ/TnpB family protein — encoded protein: MPNKAYKFRLYPTQEQEQLLAKTFGCVRFVYNKMLEERQHIYDTFKDDKEALKQHKFPTPAKYKKDFPWLKEVDSLALANAQLNLQKAFTNFFSYEHQPVPKEIENVVGLDFSMNTLYVDSEGKRANYPRFYRQALEKLARAQRVLSRRRKGSKRWHKQRLKVAQLHEKIANQRQDFLHQASRQLANRYDAVVIEDLNMKGMAQALHFGQSVHDNGWGLFTTFLRYKLAEQGKKLIKIDKWFPSSKTCSCCGRVKVSLSLSERLFRCACGFVADRDINAAINIKKEGLKQLGTA
- a CDS encoding helix-turn-helix domain-containing protein, with protein sequence MSPQKELADRAGLKQFAISRMESQGVVPRVDTLTKVAEALGLKLTLVEEEAAAIV